TCTCTATATAGTAATCTGCCACGAGGGGCTTGAAGAGCAGGAACAGGCCGGTGGCCACCGCAAAGCCGGACAGCGGCACCGCCAGCAGCAGGAACAGGAACCCGTTGTGCTGCCGCGCCTTGTCGCGGTAATAGGGGAAGTAGCGGGTGCTCATGTTCACGAAGCCCAGCGCGGAAAACTGCGCGAACATGACGGAGATGGTGAGCATCAGGCGCGTCAGGCCCACCTGTGCCTCATCCAGAAAGTTCGGGAAGAGCAGGATGGTGTTCACGTAGCCGATGGCGATCCCGGCGTACGAGATAAACGTGTTCCAGATACCTTCGCGCTGTAGTTTGCTCATGGGTAAGGCTCAGACCTGCAAAGGTAGTCTATAATTGGAATTCAGGAGAAGGAATATAGACCAGGGAAAAGTCCCGGAACCAGCCAGCCCTATATACCAGCCATATATAAAGCACCGCTCTGCCAGCAAGAGGGGAAGACCGAAGAGATTTTGAGGCAGGTCTGAGCAAAGGTGAGGCTTATATATAAACCTACCGGACCACCTCTACCCAGCCTTTATATGTCCTTTGCGTGCGCGGGCTTGTAAACTGATAGTAGTAGGTGCCTGCAGGCATGTCCATAGCCGACCAGCTGTTATCGTACTGCGCTGCCTGGTAGACTGATTTTCCGAGGCGGTCAAAAATATGCAGCTGCATTGTGTTTTCCTCTATGCCAAGCGCCACAAAAGTGTCGTTTTTCCCGTCGCCGTTTGGTGTGATGATGTTGGGGATGATGGGGCACTCGTCGCTGACAACCGACACACTTTTGGTGTAGGTGCAGCCCGCCACCGTGATGGCAACGCGCATCTCAGCCGGGGCGGCCACCTTGATGCTTGGAGTTGTCTGCCCGTTGCTCCATATATAGGAAGCGTTTGCGGTGGAGGCATCCAGCAACACCTCCTCACCGTAGCAGGCTATGATTTCTTCCTTCAGCGGGATGTCTGGCTGCGGATTGACTGTAATCGTTATGGAATCTTTCACTGTACAGCCTGCGCTGTTCGTTACCTCCACCCAGTATTCTCCGGAATTGCCCACCTCTATACTGGAAGTCGCTGCTCCTGTGCTCCACAGGTAAGAATATTCTGTTGAGTTCGCTGTCGCTACTGCCAAGGATATGATGTCACCTTCGCACAACTTTGAAGGACCAGTTATCTCAATTCCACTCATCGTTTGAACACTGGCAATGTATTCTCCACGGCTAACTGTGCTTACACCCATAATCAACCCATCCGCTAGCTTGGCAGGAAGTTCTGACCAGGCAGTAACCGCATTGTCTCTGCGTTCATATAGCTGTGCGGCACAGAAGGAAGACCCTGCTGCATAATTTATTTTATGTTGTGTTGCTGGCAACAGAGGAGTAAATATGCCGAAATAAGAATCATTACTGCCTGTTGCCGGTATGCCCTGGGTAGAATTCGGCCTTGCGTTTACATGGTATATGTGAAGCCCAACGGTGCCTGCCCCTACAGAATCAATTGAAATCTTATTGCCATCAGGTCCCTGCATTGAGATGCTCTTCCCGCTCCAGGCGTCTGTGTAAAGATACGTGCTGAGGTCGCCTATGGCTGCACCAGACGTTACAGCGGCTACTGATGGGGTAGTGTTCCTCAGGCTGCCATGCAGCTTGAGGGCACTGTGGTCTGTAATCACGCCTCCGGCTATATTGTCTAGCTTGAAATAAGCAATTAAATCCGGAGTAGTTTCAGGGAGTGTTCTGCACATGTTTTGTCTGATCTCTTCGGCAGAAAGTGCTCTCTTCCAGATTCTGACTTCGTCCACTGTTCCTTTGTAAAAGTGGTTCCCAAGCTGAGGGTAGTAATAGTTTCCTAATAAAAGGTTTTCGCTGTTATTCAGTACCGGATTTACATAACCTGAAGTGAACTGGTTCTGGAGGATGCCATCTACGAATATCATCCAGACCCCCTGATGTACGACACCAGCTAAGTGATGCCAGTTGCCGTCCGCTACAACGGTGGTGGAATAACCTGACAGCCTGTAATTACCTGAACCATCTCTGCCTGCCAAACAGGCTTTTCCGTTCTGGATAAGCAACTGAAAGCCATTCTCAGAGTCACGATTATATTTAGACACAACATGGTGATGCCCAAATGAATTGGTTTTAATCCAGGCTTCAACAGTGAGCTGCACCGTAATGCCTCTGTTGTTATTGCCGAACTCTGCATAGTCATTTACACCATCTAATTCGATAGCCCTTCCGGCCCCTTGTGCATTGCATATGCAGGGAGTTAGGATGATAGAAATAAATAAGAGCGGCGCAATAATATTGAATGCAAGCTTTGGATTAGGCATAAATACACCTGATTGCTGATGAGACCTGTTTTGAAGTAAATATAGGTATATATAACTTAATAAATCAAAGAGACAGGAAGGATTTTAGGTAAAAGGCCGAAAGTTCAGCGCTCCTTCCATCGTAAGGCGTACCCACCGTGGCGCAGTAATACTTTGCCCTGTCCAGCACAGCGGGCTTCGTATACCGGTGCATAAGCAACAGGCGGACTATATCTTCCGGCGTTGCTGCCACATCCACCAAACCATGCCGGACAAAGCCGTAGTAATCCTCTATTTTATGATTTGGGCTGAAGTCGTAGAATATGGACCACACATTGAGCAGCACGGCCTCCAGGTGAATGCCGGAGGTGGCGCTCACCTGCGCGTCAACCTGGCGCAGATAGTCGAAGGTGGCGACAGCCCGGCTGTCGGAGAGGCGGATGTTAGAACCTATCGCTGACAGACGGGCAAAGTTGCGGTTGTCGCGGGGGTGGGGGCGCAGGATGATCGCGAGGTCAGGGAATCCAGCGGAAAGCACCTGCAGCAGCTTTTCGATTTCATCCAGCTCATCCATTACGTTACAGCCGATGCCGATGGTGCGGATACTGGTGCTGGTGTTTCTGTAGGGTATATATAGATCGGCTTTGGGCATTCCCACCAACTCAACACGCCCCGATATAGCGCCACACTGCCTGTACTTGTCCAGCGAGTCCTGCCCTTCCAGTAAGTTCAGGTCGAAGGAGAGGGGCGGGAACAGGGTGCTCACGCTAGCGTGCTGTATGTATACAGTTTTGATGCCGAGGCTGCCGGCGGCAAGCAGCATCGCGCGGGCATCGGCGTTATGGTCGTTGGCAAACACGACAGCGGAAGGCCGGTATTGCCGCAACTTCCGGTAATAGACTTCATAAAAGCCAACAGCGTCAAATAGCAGGTCGAGAAAGCGGAGGGTACTTTTTCGGTTGTGCCTCAAAAACTGGAAGAGGAGGGATGGCAATTTATAATAGTACAGCACCTTCCGGCGCAGCGACAGCCGTGCAACATTTTCGTGATACCGCCCGATGTTTTTGCTCTGGCCCGCCACAAAGATAGACCCTGGCAGGTGCTTTTGCACAAACCGCAGGCTGTCCACGTTGTTCTGGCTTACCACGTACAGCCATACCTTTGCGGTTAAGACCCCCGGCTTCTCCACCGATTGAAAAATGTTGCCGAGCAGACGAAGAACAGTATAGCCCACTATTCGGAACAGGCGCTTGAGCGGGTTTTGTGGAGAAGAGGCGTTTTTCGCACTCTCCGGCAGGTTATAATACTGTTCCGAAAAGTGCAGGTAAAGGATGTTGCTGTAAAGGGCGAACCATTTCTTCATGCCTTACACCATGTCCCAGCTTAGCGGCGTGCCCATCCTGATGGCAGCCCTGGCCTTTCTGCCCAGCAGGTTCTCGTAGTGCTTCGGCGCCAGGCCCAGGCCCGGCCGGATGACGCGGATGTTCTCTTTGGTGAGTTCCTCGCCGGGGGCGATGTCCCTGGCCGCGTACACCGAGCGCTTGAAGAGGCGGCTCTTCTCCTCGGCCCGCTGCACCCCGTACTGCACCCGCCCCAAGGCCAGCCTCGCCCGCTCCGTCTCCACCGCCAGCGCCCTCAGCTCCTCCGGCTCCAGCGAGAAGGCCGAATCCACGCCGCCGTCCGCTCTCCGGAGGGTGAAGTGCTTCTCGACCACGGTGGCCCCCAGGGCAACCGCCGCCACGGCCGCGCCGATGCCCATGGTGTGGTCGGAGAGGCCCACCTGCACCCCGTAAAGCTCCCGCATGTGCGGGATGGTCAGCAGGTTGGTGTTCTCCGGCGAGGCCGGGTAGGTGGAGGTGCACTTGAGCAGCACAAGCTCCCGGCAGCCCGCCTCCCCGAGCACCTGCACCCCCTCGGCCACCTCCTGCACCGTGGCGGCGCCGGTGCTCATGATGACGGGCTTGCCCGTGGCGGCCACCCTGCGCAGCAGCGGGTGGTCCGTGTTCTCGAAAGAGGCTATTTTATATAGGGGCGCGCCCAGCCCCTCCAGGAAGTCCACGGCCGTCTCGTCGAAGGGGGAGGAGAAGGCGATGAGGCCGCGCTCCCTCGCCCTGTCGAATATCGGCCTGTGCCACTCCCAGGGGGTATAGGCCTCTTTGTACAAATCATACAGCTCGCGCCCTTTCCACAGCGAGTCCTCGTCGTTGATGGTCAGGGCGCCCGGCAGCGTCATGGTGTCGGCGGTGTAGGTCTGCAGCTTGACGGCGTCGGCACCCGCGTCGGCGGCGGCGTCCACGATGGCCAGCGCCCGCTCCAGCGACTGGTTGTGGTTGCCGGACATCTCGGCGATGATGAACGGCTTGTGGCCGGGGCCGATAAGGCGGCCTTCTATGTTTATAGTCTGTGACATATATGATTTCGTATTAAGGGGCTACCTCAGCCGCAGCTCAAACCGGAGTGCCTCCGGGTGTTTCTCATCGGGGGCGGCGCGCGTGAAGCCGGCTTTCTCAAAGGAACGCACGGAGGCGGCGTTCTCCGGTTGCACCAGCCCCTCCACCCGCTGCACGTCCGGGCGGCTCGCCTTTAGCTTTTCAATCCCTTTCAGCAGCACGCTGTGCCCAAGGCCCTTCCCCCGGAACGCGGCGCTAATCAGGTAGCTGATGGAGGCGCTGCCTTCAGATACACTGAAACGGATGTGCGCGGCGGGCTTGCCGTCGGACTCGGCTATATACAGCAGCGTCTGCCCGTCCTCCAGCACAGCCTCGAACCACTGCGCGTGGGCCTGCGCCGTAATGGGTTTTGGGTTGAAGGAGTGGCGGCGCACCTCGGGGTCGTTCGCCCAGGCCAGCAGCAGCGGCTTGTCCTCCCGGGCGACTTCCCGGAGCCACAGGCTGGCGCTGAGGCTGAGCCTGCGGAAGACTTCCCGGAGCCGCGCGCCGCTCTGCCCGTCGAAGTGCCGCCGCTGCACGATGACCTGCTCCCGGAACAAACCTGGAAGGGAGCCGCTGTTTAAAAGCTGCGGCAACTCGTCGTATATTCTGGCGATGCCAGCCGAGATTAAGTCATTATATAAATCCCGCTGGTTATCTGCCGTCCGGAGCACAAAGAGCAGGCCGCCCACGGCCGCGTACTCGTAGGCCACCCCGCTCGCCGAGGCGACGGCTGCCCCGCACTTTCGCATCAGGTCACACATCTGCTGCGCGTCCAGGTTGCGGTGCAGGGTGAAGCAGGGGTGATGCTGGAGCCACGCCTGCAACTCCGACTGGTGCCTGTAGGCGGCGCCCACCACGATTTCTGCCTGAATCATCATGTTCAAAGCCTGAAGCTCCTTGGCAAGCTGCAGGGTCAGGTTCTGCGGGTCCGCCCCGCCCAGGTTCAGCAGCACGCGGGGACTGCCCTCCGGCAGGTTCCTGTCTCTGCCCGAGGCGGCCAGGAAGGGTGGCCGGAGCAGCGCGTGAGCAGGGCCGAGGCAAAGCCTGGTGTAGGGAGCCGTTTCATATGCGGTTTCGCTGACGCCGCCTGAATGGTTTATCACCACATCCGCCACAAACTTATAGGCATGGATATCGTCGATGCAAACTAGCGGTGCCCCTTTCGCCTTTATACTCTCTTGGTACGCCGTGCCGAAGCCGTAGCCGTCCAGCACCACGATTTCCTCCTCTGAGACATAGGCGTCGAGCTCATGCACAAAACGCTCCTCGGACGGGACACAAAGCGGCAACGCGATTATCCCCTCGCACACCTGCCTTATCTGCTCCTGCAGCGCCGTTGTCGGGTCCTGAATGGCAAATATACACTCGAACTCTTCGCGCAGCATGGCGGCCAGGGCCAGTGAGCGCACCACGTGGCCCAGCCCAATCTGGCTGTTTCCGTCCGCCCGGAAGATGATGCGGCGCTTCCTGATCATTTTATATCTCCCTTTGTCATCAGGCGGTACTTCATCTCGGCCAGTCTCCAGTCCGTCAAATTATCAATATCCTGCACTTCCAGCTCGCTCAGCTCTATGGCACCGGAGTTGTCGGTGAAGAGCGCCCGCTTCTCCAGGAAGGCCTTCACGCCGAACCAGTAGAACTGCCCCGCGTCGTGGAAAGCCGCCGGCAGGTCCTGCGAGCGGCTGCGCAGGTGCTCGGGCCAGTTCAACACGGCTTTCCCGTCTTCTATCCTCAAGCTTCGCCAGATAGGATAGCCGTAGCGGAGCACGGGAAAGACGGTGTCGTACTTCTTTTCGGTCATGAGCTTGAAAGCATCTGTGAGAGCGGTGGCCTTCACCAGCGGAGCGGTGGGGTACAGGCAGCAGCCGTAGGCGAACTCCTCGCCCGCGGACGCGTAAGCCTGCAGCACCTCAACGAGCGCCTCGGCGGTCGTGGCGAAATCGCCTGATGCGGCCTTGCTCCGGAGGAAGGGAACCTTTGCGCCGTATTTGAGGGATATCTCCGCTATCTCCCCGTCGTCAGTCGACACCATCACCTCCTCGAATAGACCGGAGTTCAGGGCCGTCTCAATGGAATAGGCGATGATGGGCTTGCCCAGAAAGTCCCTGATGTTCTTGCGCGGGATGCGTTTGCTGCCGCCGCGGGCCGGTATGATGGCGATGCGCTTCACCTTCCCACAAACTCCTTCACCTTCTCAATCACGAACGCCTGCTCCTCCTGCGTGAGCGAGGGGTACATGGGCAGGCTGAGGCACTCGGCGTAGTACCGCTCCGCCTCCGGGAAGTCGCCCCGGCCGTGGCCCAGGCTGCGGTAGTAGGGCATGGTGTGCGCCGGGATGTAATGCACCTGGGCGTAGATGCTGTGCTGGCGCAGAAAGTCATACAGCCCTTTGCGGTCCGGCACCCGGATGACGTACAGGTGGTAGGCGTGGCCTGTCTCGCCCTCCGCGCCCAGGGCGGCTGGCTCGGTGTGCAGCGGCTCAATCCCTGCTACGTCTTTGAAAGCGGCGTCATATATCCTGGCGATGCCCTTGCGCCTGGCCAGCCCGGCGTCGGCGCGCTGCAGCTGTGAGATGCCGAGGGCGCAGAGCATGTCGGGGAGGCGGTAGTTGTAACCCAGCTCCTGCATCTCCATATACCAGCCGCCGTCGTTTCCCTCCGTCTCCTCCGGGTCGCGGGTGATGCCGTGGGTGCGCAGCCTCAGCAGCTTTCTATATAGGGCTTCGTTGTTGGTGGTGACCATGCCGCCCTCGCCGGTGGCGATGTGCTTGACGGGGTGGAAGGAGAAGATGGCCAGGTCGGCGTAGGCCCCGTTGCCGCACAGCTGCCGCCGGCCTTTGCTGTCGTAGAAGAAGCCGCCCGGCGCGTGCGCCGCGTCCTCTATAAGCCACAGCCCGTGCTCGTCCGCCAGCCTCCGGAACGCCTCCATGTCCACCGGGTTGCCCGCGAAGTCCACCGGGATGATGCCGCTGAAATAGCCTTGCGGCTTGCTCTCGAGCAGCTGCCGCACCTTGTTTATATCCAGCAGGGCGGTGGCGGGGTCGATGTCGGCGAAGGCCACGGTGCCGCCGCAGTAGCGCACGCAGTTGGCCGAGGCAACGAAGGTGATGGGCGTGGTGATGACCCGCGAAGACTCGTTCACGCCCAGGGCCAGCGCGCAGAGGTGCAGCGCCGCGGTGCCGTTGGAGACCGCCACCGCATAGGTGGCGCCCACGTAGTCGGCGAAGGCCCGCTCGAACTCGGCCACCCGTGGCCCCTGCGTCAGGAAGTCTGAGCGCAGCGTGTCCGCCACGGCCTCGATGTCGGCCTCCGTGATGTGCTGCCTACCGTAGGGGATGGGCTTGTTCGGGTTGTGTTCAGCGCTCTGAGTCATCTTTATATAATTAGAAATGAAAAATTAGAAATGAAGCATAGCACGATAACAGGGGATGCTTTATATATAAACCCGCCCTATATGTCTTCACCCATTTCTAATTTCTAATTCATGATTTCTAAATTAAACGGTAAAGTTCGGGTCCACGTGCTCGCGGATTTCGTCGCGCAACTGCTCGACACTGAGCCACTCCTTGTTGGTGCCGGAGTTATATTTAAAGCCCATCTCCACCATCTTTCCGCCGTGCGCTCGCAGAAATTCCTCCGTTTTCCAGGTGGGGGTAGAGGGGAGAATGATATAATACTTTTCTAATTCCACCGTGTTCAGGGAATCGGTCTCTGTTATCATCTCCTCGTGCAGTTTCTCGCCCGGCCGGATGCCGACAACCTCTTGTTTGCAGTTGGGGCCGATGGCCTCAGCCATATCCGTAATTACGTACGAGGGAA
This window of the Pontibacter russatus genome carries:
- a CDS encoding glycosyltransferase family protein, which produces MKKWFALYSNILYLHFSEQYYNLPESAKNASSPQNPLKRLFRIVGYTVLRLLGNIFQSVEKPGVLTAKVWLYVVSQNNVDSLRFVQKHLPGSIFVAGQSKNIGRYHENVARLSLRRKVLYYYKLPSLLFQFLRHNRKSTLRFLDLLFDAVGFYEVYYRKLRQYRPSAVVFANDHNADARAMLLAAGSLGIKTVYIQHASVSTLFPPLSFDLNLLEGQDSLDKYRQCGAISGRVELVGMPKADLYIPYRNTSTSIRTIGIGCNVMDELDEIEKLLQVLSAGFPDLAIILRPHPRDNRNFARLSAIGSNIRLSDSRAVATFDYLRQVDAQVSATSGIHLEAVLLNVWSIFYDFSPNHKIEDYYGFVRHGLVDVAATPEDIVRLLLMHRYTKPAVLDRAKYYCATVGTPYDGRSAELSAFYLKSFLSL
- the pseG gene encoding UDP-2,4-diacetamido-2,4,6-trideoxy-beta-L-altropyranose hydrolase, whose protein sequence is MIRKRRIIFRADGNSQIGLGHVVRSLALAAMLREEFECIFAIQDPTTALQEQIRQVCEGIIALPLCVPSEERFVHELDAYVSEEEIVVLDGYGFGTAYQESIKAKGAPLVCIDDIHAYKFVADVVINHSGGVSETAYETAPYTRLCLGPAHALLRPPFLAASGRDRNLPEGSPRVLLNLGGADPQNLTLQLAKELQALNMMIQAEIVVGAAYRHQSELQAWLQHHPCFTLHRNLDAQQMCDLMRKCGAAVASASGVAYEYAAVGGLLFVLRTADNQRDLYNDLISAGIARIYDELPQLLNSGSLPGLFREQVIVQRRHFDGQSGARLREVFRRLSLSASLWLREVAREDKPLLLAWANDPEVRRHSFNPKPITAQAHAQWFEAVLEDGQTLLYIAESDGKPAAHIRFSVSEGSASISYLISAAFRGKGLGHSVLLKGIEKLKASRPDVQRVEGLVQPENAASVRSFEKAGFTRAAPDEKHPEALRFELRLR
- the pseC gene encoding UDP-4-amino-4,6-dideoxy-N-acetyl-beta-L-altrosamine transaminase, with amino-acid sequence MTQSAEHNPNKPIPYGRQHITEADIEAVADTLRSDFLTQGPRVAEFERAFADYVGATYAVAVSNGTAALHLCALALGVNESSRVITTPITFVASANCVRYCGGTVAFADIDPATALLDINKVRQLLESKPQGYFSGIIPVDFAGNPVDMEAFRRLADEHGLWLIEDAAHAPGGFFYDSKGRRQLCGNGAYADLAIFSFHPVKHIATGEGGMVTTNNEALYRKLLRLRTHGITRDPEETEGNDGGWYMEMQELGYNYRLPDMLCALGISQLQRADAGLARRKGIARIYDAAFKDVAGIEPLHTEPAALGAEGETGHAYHLYVIRVPDRKGLYDFLRQHSIYAQVHYIPAHTMPYYRSLGHGRGDFPEAERYYAECLSLPMYPSLTQEEQAFVIEKVKEFVGR
- the pseI gene encoding pseudaminic acid synthase — its product is MSQTINIEGRLIGPGHKPFIIAEMSGNHNQSLERALAIVDAAADAGADAVKLQTYTADTMTLPGALTINDEDSLWKGRELYDLYKEAYTPWEWHRPIFDRARERGLIAFSSPFDETAVDFLEGLGAPLYKIASFENTDHPLLRRVAATGKPVIMSTGAATVQEVAEGVQVLGEAGCRELVLLKCTSTYPASPENTNLLTIPHMRELYGVQVGLSDHTMGIGAAVAAVALGATVVEKHFTLRRADGGVDSAFSLEPEELRALAVETERARLALGRVQYGVQRAEEKSRLFKRSVYAARDIAPGEELTKENIRVIRPGLGLAPKHYENLLGRKARAAIRMGTPLSWDMV
- a CDS encoding LamG-like jellyroll fold domain-containing protein, whose translation is MPNPKLAFNIIAPLLFISIILTPCICNAQGAGRAIELDGVNDYAEFGNNNRGITVQLTVEAWIKTNSFGHHHVVSKYNRDSENGFQLLIQNGKACLAGRDGSGNYRLSGYSTTVVADGNWHHLAGVVHQGVWMIFVDGILQNQFTSGYVNPVLNNSENLLLGNYYYPQLGNHFYKGTVDEVRIWKRALSAEEIRQNMCRTLPETTPDLIAYFKLDNIAGGVITDHSALKLHGSLRNTTPSVAAVTSGAAIGDLSTYLYTDAWSGKSISMQGPDGNKISIDSVGAGTVGLHIYHVNARPNSTQGIPATGSNDSYFGIFTPLLPATQHKINYAAGSSFCAAQLYERRDNAVTAWSELPAKLADGLIMGVSTVSRGEYIASVQTMSGIEITGPSKLCEGDIISLAVATANSTEYSYLWSTGAATSSIEVGNSGEYWVEVTNSAGCTVKDSITITVNPQPDIPLKEEIIACYGEEVLLDASTANASYIWSNGQTTPSIKVAAPAEMRVAITVAGCTYTKSVSVVSDECPIIPNIITPNGDGKNDTFVALGIEENTMQLHIFDRLGKSVYQAAQYDNSWSAMDMPAGTYYYQFTSPRTQRTYKGWVEVVR
- the pseF gene encoding pseudaminic acid cytidylyltransferase, with protein sequence MKRIAIIPARGGSKRIPRKNIRDFLGKPIIAYSIETALNSGLFEEVMVSTDDGEIAEISLKYGAKVPFLRSKAASGDFATTAEALVEVLQAYASAGEEFAYGCCLYPTAPLVKATALTDAFKLMTEKKYDTVFPVLRYGYPIWRSLRIEDGKAVLNWPEHLRSRSQDLPAAFHDAGQFYWFGVKAFLEKRALFTDNSGAIELSELEVQDIDNLTDWRLAEMKYRLMTKGDIK